A section of the Drosophila subobscura isolate 14011-0131.10 chromosome A, UCBerk_Dsub_1.0, whole genome shotgun sequence genome encodes:
- the LOC117890799 gene encoding uncharacterized protein LOC117890799 produces the protein MAHVWGKLLLKLFKYAPSFVVCLSFLPCGLIFGYTICSLVAERNLQAGLINYGPMILGACWALGTALTMLTIKYVKKCIVYWQAWLLLAAGILNLVASCFYFADGFDHVGAYIAYLAHSMTFIAGYSFLHTISSKSSRSLVMSASCSCYLMGIATAVSLIGSAYSRNLKAFAGQTATTEQLIDGIYLNFAGTYLSIAAATLAILVGIKVLHFVGTVDLVNSMDNDLRIANGNGSIFEPRSDVIKRLQFFYVTKNQQWNVMLLLLFTEAIQYALFVYFIYWFALNPAIRLTQLGDIDAMFWVIFGGSCLSLICLFFISVKVNFVTSQVTLVFFTLLAMIICSSTESRWSLWVLLVLFGMSYSSLQIALLEVTHLRFTECVICLSYVLKLICTSIVYYYFVADAKNSYFYATDKSTLMAQGFVFMIISSLLALVVGMKVPRTHRTKLLDIQYEVYGIIFMKHQIEQLNVRWLNDGTIPTISQ, from the exons ATGGCACACGTTTGGGGGAAACTGCTGCTGAAGTTATTCAAATACGCGCCCAGCTTTGTGG TTTGCTTGAGCTTCCTGCCATGTGGCTTGATATTCGGCTATACGATCTGCTCGCTGGTGGCCGAGCGCAACCTGCAGGCTGGCCTCATCAACTATGGACCTATGATCTTGGGCGCCTGCTGGGCCCTGGGCACGGCCCTCACAATGCTGACCATTAAGTACGTAAAGAAGTGCATTGTTTACTGGCaggcgtggctgctgctggccgcgGGCATTTTAAATCTGGTGGCCAGTTGCTTCTACTTTGCTGATGGTTTTG ACCATGTGGGCGCCTACATAGCGTACTTGGCGCACAGCATGACCTTCATAGCAGGCTACAGCTTTCTGCATACCATCAGCTCGAAGAGCAGCCGCTCCCTCGTGATGTCCGCCTCCTGCAGTTGCTATCTGATGGGCATTGCCACGGCCGTGAGCCTGATTGGATCCGCATACAGCCGAAACCTAAAGGCGTTTGCAGGACAAACCGCCACCACTGAGCAGCTGATCGACGgcatttatttgaattttgctGGCACTTATCTGAgcattgccgctgccacgcTTGCAATCCTGGTGGGCATCAAGGTGCTGCACTTTGTGGGCACCGTCGACCTGGTGAACAGCATGGACAACGATCTGAGGATCGCCAACGGGAATGGCAGCATCTTTGAGCCGCGCTCGGACGTGATCAAGCGGCTGCAATTCTTCTATGTGACGAAGAACCAGCAATGGAAcgtaatgctgctgctgcttttcacCGAGGCCATACAGTATGCGCTGTTTGTGTATTTCATCTATTGGTTTGCCCTGAATCCGGCCATCAGGTTAACCCAGCTGGGCGACATCGATGCCATGTTCTGGGTGATTTTTGGCGGCAGCTGCCTGTCCCTCATCTGTCTGTTCTTCATCTCGGTGAAGGTGAACTTTGTAACCTCTCAGGTGACGCTGGTTTTCTTCACACTCCTGGCCATGATCATCTGCAGCTCCACCGAGTCGAGATGGTCCCTCTGGGTACTGCTCGTCCTCTTTGGTATGTCCTATTCCAGTCTACAGATCGCCCTGCTGGAGGTAACCCATTTGAGGTTCACAGAGTGCGTCATCTGCTTGTCGTATGTCCTCAAATTGATATGCACCAGCATTGTGTACTATTATTTTGTGGCCGATGCTAAGAACTCGTATTTCTATGCCACCGACAAGAGCACCCTGATGGCCCAGGGATTTGTTTTTATGATCATCAGCTCCCTGCTGGCCCTGGTCGTGGGCATGAAGGTGCCACGGACACATCGCACCAAACTGCTGGACATCCAATACGAGGTCTATGGCATCATATTCATGAAGCATCAAATCGAGCAGCTCAACGTGCGATGGCTAAACGATGGCACCATACCCACAATCAGCCAATAA
- the LOC117891141 gene encoding protein-lysine N-methyltransferase EFM3 isoform X1 — MTEKFSKMQQQFLCCYPVNKMSWSSVKLPMDWDEQKALIAATCGHPLNERYPVRASYQEAFVKRLMQLLKDHEELHDDLFSSLTSQKCEQQCKDFAYKHYLLLQPDAHITLRESISFVNEGTTGLCTWEAALALADYLMQHSDVVKGKNIVELGAGTGLIGILLKLPVLGFDAGQILLTDGSASCVQLMRDNVALNFPETPKEAIPQCAQLRWDEVKDFPWQQYAKTDLLLAADVIYDDSQFDALLDALDHLYTSRGNCLEMLLASTVRNVDTLHKFMEQLAKREYKVTPCANVSACVSHFCRDHTAAVQIISIKR; from the exons ATGACTGAAAAGTTtagcaaaatgcagcagcaattccTGTGCTGTTATCCAGTCAATAAAATGTCCTGGTCG TCGGTAAAACTACCAATGGACTGGGATGAGCAAAAGGCACTCATTGCAGCCACCTGTGGCCATCCGCTCAATGAGCGATATCCAGTGCGTGCCAGCTACCAGGAGGCATTCGTTAAGCGACTGATGCAGCTGCTTAAGGATCACGAGGAGCTGCACGACGACCTATTCAGCAGCCTCACTTCGCAGAAATGCGAACAACAATGCAAGGACTTTGCATACAAGCACTACCTACTACTGCAGCCAGATGCCCATATCACGCTGCGTGAGTCCATTAGCTTTGTGAACGAGGGCACCACCGGCCTCTGCACTTGGGAGgctgccctggccctggccgaCTATCTCATGCAGCACAGCGATGTGGTAAAGGGCAAGAATATTGTGGAGCTGGGCGCTGGCACCGGTCTGATAGGAATTCTCCTCAAACTGCCAGTCCTGGGCTTCGATGCTGGCCAAATCCTTCTCACCGATGGCAGTGCCTCCTGTGTGCAGCTGATGCGCGATAATGTGGCCTTGAATTTCCCAGAGACGCCCAAGGAAGCCATACCCCAGTGCGCACAGCTGCGCTGGGATGAGGTAAAAGACTTTCCCTGGCAGCAATACGCCAAAACGGATCTCCTACTCGCTGCGGATGTCATCTATGATGATTCACAGTTCGATGCCCTTCTGGATGCCCTCGATCATCTGTACACGAGTCGTGGCAATTGCTTGGAAATGCTGCTAGCCAGCACCGTGCGCAATGTAGACACGCTGCACAAGTTCATGGAGCAGTTAG CCAAACGCGAGTACAAGGTGACGCCCTGTGCGAATGTGTCGGCCTGCGTGAGTCACTTTTGTCGCGATCACACCGCTGCCGTACAGATTATCTCCATTAAACGCTAG
- the LOC117891141 gene encoding protein-lysine N-methyltransferase EEF2KMT isoform X2, translated as MTEKFSKMQQQFLCCYPVNKMSWSSVKLPMDWDEQKALIAATCGHPLNERYPVRASYQEAFVKRLMQLLKDHEELHDDLFSSLTSQKCEQQCKDFAYKHYLLLQPDAHITLRESISFVNEGTTGLCTWEAALALADYLMQHSDVVKGKNIVELGAGTGLIGILLKLPVLGFDAGQILLTDGSASCVQLMRDNVALNFPETPKEAIPQCAQLRWDEVKDFPWQQYAKTDLLLAADVIYDDSQFDALLDALDHLYTSRGNCLEMLLASTVRNVDTLHKFMEQLGDQTRVQGDALCECVGLRESLLSRSHRCRTDYLH; from the exons ATGACTGAAAAGTTtagcaaaatgcagcagcaattccTGTGCTGTTATCCAGTCAATAAAATGTCCTGGTCG TCGGTAAAACTACCAATGGACTGGGATGAGCAAAAGGCACTCATTGCAGCCACCTGTGGCCATCCGCTCAATGAGCGATATCCAGTGCGTGCCAGCTACCAGGAGGCATTCGTTAAGCGACTGATGCAGCTGCTTAAGGATCACGAGGAGCTGCACGACGACCTATTCAGCAGCCTCACTTCGCAGAAATGCGAACAACAATGCAAGGACTTTGCATACAAGCACTACCTACTACTGCAGCCAGATGCCCATATCACGCTGCGTGAGTCCATTAGCTTTGTGAACGAGGGCACCACCGGCCTCTGCACTTGGGAGgctgccctggccctggccgaCTATCTCATGCAGCACAGCGATGTGGTAAAGGGCAAGAATATTGTGGAGCTGGGCGCTGGCACCGGTCTGATAGGAATTCTCCTCAAACTGCCAGTCCTGGGCTTCGATGCTGGCCAAATCCTTCTCACCGATGGCAGTGCCTCCTGTGTGCAGCTGATGCGCGATAATGTGGCCTTGAATTTCCCAGAGACGCCCAAGGAAGCCATACCCCAGTGCGCACAGCTGCGCTGGGATGAGGTAAAAGACTTTCCCTGGCAGCAATACGCCAAAACGGATCTCCTACTCGCTGCGGATGTCATCTATGATGATTCACAGTTCGATGCCCTTCTGGATGCCCTCGATCATCTGTACACGAGTCGTGGCAATTGCTTGGAAATGCTGCTAGCCAGCACCGTGCGCAATGTAGACACGCTGCACAAGTTCATGGAGCAGTTAGGTGA CCAAACGCGAGTACAAGGTGACGCCCTGTGCGAATGTGTCGGCCTGCGTGAGTCACTTTTGTCGCGATCACACCGCTGCCGTACAGATTATCTCCATTAA
- the LOC117890258 gene encoding pre-mRNA-splicing factor ATP-dependent RNA helicase PRP16, whose amino-acid sequence MSDDDAGVHRLEGTAGQEGRGGLVIKKSRDGADPTGSFKVPQGSLLGLDKLAAKRRAEKERGDRLISFKDSEYDDTGSSTPTGSTPGISEFAFKKPDTKSFEKLSRQLREHKDDTPSHTGGVSEKARERLREHIQRDKARGRAANASTASSSSEGRGERRRERDRERGDHDRRRHRDRDRDRDRDRHRSRDRDRSMSERSVHTPREPGTPGGGGISNSSWDDDDGEGGGGGGQRNSDWDMPTPRRHGSGGDWSVRSGSSNRSRRNNRQDDSVRPTPAHRYNQWANDRKRTGATPWSDDPESRDLWEEEQRRLDREWYNIDEGYDDENNPFVGPNSEYFRKREEQLEQKRTKRLSAQQRQNNRDNELWERNRMLTSGVVTSIHVNDDFDEEALERVHLLVHHIIPPFLDGRIVFTKQPEPVVPVKDPTSDMALLARKGSALVRTYREQKERRKAQKKHWELGGTKLGNIMGVQRPQDDEDSRYDKDNDTADYRKDQKFADHMRDQDSGGKSDFSRKKTISEQRRFLPVFASRQELLNVIRENSVIIIVGETGSGKTTQLTQYLHEDGYSQLGMIGCTQPRRVAAMSVAKRVSDEMDTQLGEDVGYAIRFEDCTSERTVIKYMTDGILLRESLRDPDLDSYAAIIMDEAHERSLSTDVLFGLLREIVARRHDLKLIVTSATMDSNKFATFFGNVPTFIIPGRTFPVDVMFSKNTCEDYVESAVKQALQVHLTPNEGDMLIFMPGQEDIEVTCEVLEERLAEIDNAPVLSILPIYSQLPSDLQAKIFQKSGDGVRKCVVATNIAETSLTVDGIIYVIDSGYCKLKVYNPRIGMDALQIYPISQANANQRSGRAGRTGPGQAFRLYTQRQYKDELLALTVPEIQRTNLANTVLLLKSLGVVDLLQFHFMDPPPQDNILNSLYQLWILGALDHTGALTTLGRQMAEFPLDPPQCQMLIVACRMECSAEVLIIVSMLSVPSIFYRPKGREEEADGVREKFQVPESDHLTYLNVYQQWRQNNYGSSWCNEHFIHIKAMRKVREVRQQLKDIMTQQKMNVKSCGTDWDIVRKCICSAYFYQAARLKGIGEYVNLRTGMPCHLHPTSALYGLGTTPDYVVYHELIMTAKEYMQCATAVDGYWLAELGPMFFSVKESGRSGREKKKQAAEHLKEMEEQMLQAQHEMEERKQEAARQEEQMAAKQEIATPGTTTPRRTPARIGL is encoded by the exons ATGTCCGACGACGATGCCGGCGTGCATCGACTGGAGGGTACTGCCGGTCAGGAGGGGCGTGGCGGCCTGGTAATAAAGAAGTCTAGAGATGGCGCTGACCCAACAGGAAGTTTCAAAGTCCCCCAAGGCTCGCTGCTCGGCCTGGACAAGTTGGCCGCCAAGCGACGCGCCGAAAAGGAGCGAGGCGATCGCCTGATCTCGTTCAAGGATAGCGAATACGATGACACTGGCTCCAGCACGCCCACCGGCTCCACGCCCGGAATCAGTGAGTTTGCCTTCAAGAAACCGGACACCAAGAGCTTTGAAAAGTTGAGCCGGCAGTTGCGGGAGCATAAAGATGACACGCCCTCGCACACTGGCGGGGTGTCGGAGAAGGCACGCGAGCGGCTGAGGGAGCACATTCAGCGCGACAAGGCGAGGGGCAGAGCCGCCAATGCATCAACGGCCTCATCCTCGTCTGAGGGTCGAGGAGAAAGGAGGAGAGAGCGCGATAGAGAGCGTGGAGACCACGACCGACGGCGTCATCGTGACAGAGAtcgcgacagagacagagaccgacATCGCAGTCGCGATCGTGACCGCTCCATGTCCGAGCGCAGTGTCCACACGCCCAGGGAGCCTGGCACCCCAGGCGGCGGTGGTATATCTAACAGCTCCTGGGACGATGATGACGGCgagggcggcggcggtggcggacAGCGTAATTCCGATTGGGATATGCCAACACCACGTCGacatggcagcggcggcgatTGGTCGGTacggagtggcagcagcaatcgcagTCGCCGGAACAACCGGCAGGATGACTCGGTCCGACCGACGCCAGCGCATCGCTACAATCAGTGGGCCAATGACCGGAAGCGCACCGGTGCTACACCATGGTCCGATGACCCGGAGTCGCGCGACCTCTGGGAGGAGGAACAGCGGCGCCTGGACCGCGAGTGGTACAACATTGACGAGGGctacgacgacgagaacaACCCCTTCGTGGGCCCCAATTCCGAGTACTTCCGCAAGCGGGAAGAGCAGCTGGAACAGAAGCGAACGAAACGCCTCAGCGCCCAGCAGCGACAGAACAATCGGGACAACGAGCTGTGGGAGAGGAATCGGATGCTTACCTCCGGTGTGGTCACCAGCATCCATGTGAACGATGATTTCGATGAGGAGGCCCTGGAGCGAGTCCATCTGCTGGTGCATCACATTATTCCGCCCTTCCTCGACGGCCGTATTGTGTTCACCAAGCAGCCGGAGCCGGTGGTGCCCGTCAAGGACCCCACCTCGGACATGGCGCTGCTGGCGCGCAAGGGCAGTGCTCTGGTGCGGACCTATCGGGAGCAAAAGGAGCGCCGCAAGGCCCAGAAGAAGCACTGGGAGCTGGGCGGCACAAAGCTGGGCAACATCATGGGCGTGCAGCGGCCCCAGGACGACGAGGATTCACGCTACGACAAGGACAACGACACGGCCGACTATCGCAAAGATCAGAAGTTTGCCGACCATATGCGGGACCAGGATTCTGGCGGCAAAAGTGACTTCTCCCGCAAGAAAACCATCTCGGAACAGCGCCGCTTCCTGCCCGTGTTTGCCTCCCGGCAGGAACTGCTCAATGTGATCCGAGAGAACTCGGTGATCATCATTGTCGGCGAGACGGGCAGCGGCAAGACCACTCAGCTAACCCAATACCTTCACGAGGATGGTTACAGCCAGCTGGGCATGATTGGGTGCACACAGCCGCGTCGTGTGGCTGCCATGTCGGTGGCCAAGCGTGTCTCTGATGAGATGGACACACAATTGG GCGAAGATGTGGGCTATGCCATACGATTCGAGGACTGCACATCGGAGCGAACGGTCATCAAGTACATGACGGACGGCATATTGTTGCGCGAGAGTCTGCGTGATCCGGATCTGGATAGCTATGCGGCCATCATCATGGACGAGGCCCACGAGAGATCCCTCTCCACGGATGTACTCTTTGGGCTGTTGCGTGAG ATTGTGGCTCGGCGGCATGATCTGAAGCTGATTGTGACCTCCGCCACTATGGACTCCAACAAATTTGCAACATTCTTCGGGAACGTACCGACATTCATCATACCGGGACGCACCTTTCCCGTGGACGTGATGTTCAGCAAGAACACCTGCGAGGACTATGTGGAGTCGGCGGTAAAGCAGGCGCTGCAGGTGCACCTGACGCCCAACGAGGGCGACATGCTCATCTTTATGCCCGGCCAGGAGGACATCGAGGTGACGTGCGAGGTGCTCGAGGAGCGTCTGGCCGAGATCGACAATGCCCCGGTGTTGAGCATTTTGCCCATCTACTCGCAGCTGCCCTCCGACCTGCAGGCGAAGATTTTCCAAAAGTCCGGCGATGGTGTGCGCAAATGCGTCGTTGCCACCAACATTGCGGAGACCTCGCTGACCGTGGATGGCATCATCTACGTCATCGACTCCGGCTACTGCAAGCTGAAGGTCTACAATCCCCGCATTGGCATGGACGCCCTGCAGATCTATCCCATCTCGCAGGCGAATGCCAATCAGCGTTCGGGACGTGCCGGTCGTACCGGCCCGGGCCAGGCCTTCCGCCTGTACACCCAGCGCCAGTACAAGGACGAGCTGCTGGCCCTCACGGTGCCGGAGATTCAGCGCACCAATCTGGCCAacacggtgctgctgctcaagtcGCTGGGCGTGGTGGATCTGCTGCAGTTCCACTTTATGGACCCGCCGCCGCAGGACAACATCCTCAATTCGCTCTACCAGCTGTGGATCCTGGGCGCCTTGGATCACACCGGTGCCCTCACCACCCTGGGTCGCCAGATGGCCGAGTTTCCCCTGGATCCGCCGCAGTGCCAAATGCTAATTGTCGCCTGCCGCATGGAGTGCAGTGCCGAGGTGCTCATCATAG TTTCCATGCTGTCGGTGCCCTCGATCTTCTATCGGCCCAAGGGacgcgaggaggaggcggacgGTGTGCGCGAAAAGTTCCAGGTGCCCGAATCGGATCATCTGACCTACCTCAATGTGTATCAGCAGTGGCGCCAGAACAA CTACGGATCGTCGTGGTGCAACGAACACTTCATTCACATCAAGGCGATGCGTAAAGTGCGCGAGGTGCGGCAACAGCTGAAGGACATTATGACGCAGCAGAAGATGAACGTCAAGTCGTGCGGCACCGACTGGGACATTGTGCGAAAGTGCATCTGTTCGGCGTACTTCTACCAGGCGGCACGGCTGAAGGGCATCGGTGAGTACGTGAACCTGCGCACGGGCATGCCCTGCCATTTGCATCCTACCTCCGCCCTCTACGGGCTGGGCACAACGCCCGACTATGTCGTCTATCATGAGCTGATCATGACGGCGAAGGAGTATATGCAGTGTGCCACCGCTGTGGATGGCTACTGGCTGGCGGAGCTGGGTCCCATGTTCTTCTCCGTGAAGGAGTCGGGACGCAGTGGGCGCGAGAAGAAGAAACAGGCCGCCGAGCATCTCAAGGAGATGGAGGAGCAAATGTTGCAGGCCCAGCACGAGATGGAAGAGCGCAAACAGGAGGCGGCTCGCCAAGAGGAGCAGATGGCCGCCAAGCAGGAGATAGCTACTCCAGGCACAACCACGCCCCGACGCACACCGGCCAGGATAGGCCTCTAA
- the LOC117891306 gene encoding uncharacterized protein LOC117891306, whose translation MLPKKRAREISISLARKAKQSLWNNNKHFVYWCRYGSRQQDVRKRQMSECVKWGSVGMNAGMLLVLNNRQKCYSHSK comes from the exons atgctaccaaaaaaaagagctcgAGAGATTTCA ATATCGCTGGCACGCAAGGCAAAACAGAGTCTgtggaacaacaacaagcatTTTGTGTACTGGTGCCGGTACGGTAGCCGCCAGCAGGATGTCCGCAAGCGACAG ATGTCGGAGTGCGTGAAATGGGGCAGCGTTGGCATGAATGCGGGCATGTTGCTGGTGCTAAATAATAGACAGAAATGCTATTCCCACTCAAAGTAA
- the LOC117891059 gene encoding fibrillin-1, translating to MHYCGLIVLFLAGYCLAEELLELSCTSDVQCHQFERGRCLNSTCHCTARDSGERVDCRPMEQKMTNIIGGHCPCLQPHAECNKKLDQCTCSSGFLPSEDKRRCVAQMVPLDERCEFHRQCQLSDKFSSCHSSQNHCLCRTNFESHQGRCLAVLESNCVNDTDCGICGASLCLPKLKKCGCAVNYVHNRNMTKCITGSDYGDDCESSTACQASLGAGGQCQDHRCTCRSTHYPRMVANTLPKEEETVDTHQLKRISCEPIVPFGAYCRIDSDCQMHPLMAEDADESLPPSAMECQWGECRCTAHHSVRDNQCVRESGGSTSIPSTLWVGLLVHISLILY from the exons ATGCATTACTGCGgattaattgtattatttcTGGCTGGCTACTGCCTGGCCGAGGAACTCCTCGAGCTGAGCTGCACCTCCGATGTGCAGTGTCATCAGTTTGAACGTGGACGATGTCTCAATTCGACCTGCCACTGCACAGCACGTGACTCGGGCGAGCGCGTGGACTGCCGGCCCATGGAGCAGAAGATGACCAACATCATTGGTGGCCACTGTCCCTGCCTTCAGCCCCATGCCgaatgcaacaaaaagctTGATCAGTGCACCTGCTCCTCCGGTTTCCTGCCGAGTGAGGACAAGCGGCGCTGCGTCGCTCAGATGGTGCCCCTGGACGAGCGCTGCGAGTTCCATCGCCAGTGCCAGTTGTCGGACAAATTCAGTTCTTGCCACTCATCGCAAaatcactgcctctgccgaaCGAACTTTGAGTCCCACCAGGGACGCTGTCTGGCCGTCCTGG AGTCCAACTGCGTGAACGACACCGATTGCGGCATCTGCGGTGCCTCCCTCTGCCTGCCGAAGCTCAAGAAGTGCGGCTGTGCCGTCAACTATGTCCACAACCGCAACATGACCAAGTGCATCACTGGATCGGACTACGGCGATGACTGTGAAAGCAGCACTGCCTGCCAGGCAAGCCTTGGTGCCGGTGGCCAGTGCCAGGATCATCGTTGCACCTGTCGCTCCACCCATTATCCCCGGATGGTGGCCAACACCTTGCCAAAGGAGGAGGAAACTGTGGATACGCACCAGCTGAAGCGGATTAGCTGCGAGCCCATTGTGCCCTTTGGTGCCTACTGTCGCATCGACAGCGACTGCCAAATGCATCCTCTGATGGCGGAAGATGCCGACGAATCGTTGCCGCCGTCCGCCATGGAGTGCCAGTGGGGCGAGTGCCGATGCACTGCCCACCACAGTGTGCGGGACAATCAATGTGTGCGGGAGAGTGGAGGCAGCACCTCGATCCCAAGCACCCTCTGGGTTGGACTTTTGGTTCATATTTCATTGATTCTTTATTAG